One part of the Mya arenaria isolate MELC-2E11 chromosome 3, ASM2691426v1 genome encodes these proteins:
- the LOC128226162 gene encoding C-C chemokine receptor type 5-like — protein MAELFDNTTMVANVTDSVKPEVWWKYVQDNFYTAGYVITPMFLIFGLFGNILTILIMSSKVFSGMTSRYILIALAISDTTLLLTQPFNKLFVRKMIGYDVRAISDVGCKAFFHIFKTGKMTSSWLIVILCFERFIAVVFPFKAKAIITIKSIMALIILDYLFIGIFNAVWTFSSIVVDGVCKPDITYAHTKEKYRDYLIAGSSFYSLIPMIVMAIMTPVIVYRLLRQKKIRNRMSKGGGASAEKADADTLRISVMLIGVVVAYIAFVLPITVVHNLAFWKSVSVFDTNTLQFFLMREVAQILEQLNYAVNFVLYVLCSTKFRKRAMEILHIDGCIMKLAQRKSSSKNTSFTNLSGQKRKPGQSSCKDNENGHHSDTGASSEQADVEKPPLCCKT, from the coding sequence ATGGCAGAGTTATTCGACAACACTACGATGGTTGCTAACGTCACGGACTCCGTCAAACCGGAAGTATGGTGGAAATACGTCCAGGACAACTTTTATACTGCAGGTTATGTCATTACCCCGATGTTTCTTATTTTCGGACTTTTTGGCAACATACTGACCATCCTCATCATGAGCTCGAAGGTGTTTTCCGGTATGACGTCACGATACATCCTAATCGCACTGGCGATTTCAGACACCACGCTTCTCCTGACACAGCCGTTCAACAAGCTTTTCGTGAGAAAAATGATCGGATATGACGTCAGAGCGATATCTGACGTGGGATGCAAAGCGTTCTTTCACATCTTCAAAACTGGTAAAATGACATCATCTTGGTTGATCGTTATCTTATGTTTTGAACGATTCATCGCCGTTGTGTTTCCATTCAAAGCGAAAGCCATCATCACCATCAAGTCCATCATGGCCCTGATCATTCTCGACTATCTTTTCATTGGAATCTTCAACGCAGTATGGACGTTTTCATCTATAGTTGTTGACGGAGTCTGCAAACCGGATATCACCTACGCTCACACCAAGGAGAAGTACCGCGACTATCTAATAGCTGGCTCGTCATTTTACTCCCTGATCCCCATGATAGTGATGGCCATCATGACGCCCGTTATCGTCTACCGCCTTCTTCGgcagaaaaaaataaggaaCCGGATGTCCAAGGGCGGTGGAGCCAGCGCAGAAAAGGCGGATGCGGACACTCTCCGGATATCAGTCATGCTTATCGGGGTCGTGGTAGCATACATTGCATTTGTGCTCCCCATAACCGTGGTCCATAATCTCGCTTTCTGGAAAAGCGTCAGCGTGTTTGACACCAACACTCTTCAATTCTTCTTGATGAGGGAGGTAGCGCAGATACTGGAACAGCTGAATTACGCAGTTAACTTTGTACTCTATGTACTTTGTTCTACAAAGTTTCGAAAAAGGGCCATGGAAATTCTTCACATCGATGGATGCATTATGAAATTGGCCCAACGAAAATCTTCGTCGAAAAATACATCCTTTACTAATCTTTCGGGTCAGAAACGAAAGCCAGGTCAATCTAGCTGTAAGGATAACGAGAATGGTCATCATTCGGACACGGGAGCGTCGTCAGAGCAGGCGGATGTAGAGAAACCACCTCTATGTTGCAAAACATAA